The Betaproteobacteria bacterium genome includes a window with the following:
- a CDS encoding site-specific integrase: MKRALDLLIDQVGDCPLATLSHATAEEFAKRLRESGRAHETRRNTCNKVSAFGGWCHKRGLLPRNVFSGMMDEKRPNRPDEDRSVLKPEEVRLVLRAVGLAGEEWKRLIPLLLLYTGCRVNEVAQLRVIDVQDDEGTPFLRLTEEAGSLKNLASRRSIPIHSAIAHEFLAYVELRRAAGAERVFPLRLGVDGYGAMVSRWWSTTREKRGFSNDATLHGLRHTFGTRLRDCGVPWDEIQVLMGHSRGQGETSRYVKPQTPKQLARVIERLSYIDR, encoded by the coding sequence GTGAAGCGTGCTCTCGATCTGCTGATCGATCAGGTAGGCGACTGCCCGCTAGCAACCCTTTCGCACGCCACCGCCGAGGAGTTCGCCAAGCGGCTGCGCGAGTCAGGGCGGGCGCACGAGACCCGTCGGAACACATGCAATAAGGTGTCTGCGTTTGGCGGTTGGTGCCACAAGCGGGGTCTGCTGCCGCGGAATGTCTTCTCTGGGATGATGGACGAGAAGCGACCGAACCGGCCGGACGAGGACAGATCAGTCCTGAAGCCGGAGGAGGTCCGGCTAGTGTTGCGGGCGGTTGGACTAGCGGGAGAGGAATGGAAGCGCCTGATACCGTTGCTCCTGCTGTACACCGGGTGCCGAGTGAACGAGGTTGCGCAACTGCGCGTGATCGACGTTCAGGATGACGAGGGAACGCCGTTCCTGCGGCTCACTGAGGAAGCGGGCAGCCTGAAGAACTTAGCGAGCCGGCGCTCGATCCCGATTCATTCGGCCATTGCTCATGAGTTCCTCGCCTATGTGGAGTTGCGCCGAGCGGCCGGCGCCGAGCGCGTCTTTCCTCTCCGGCTTGGAGTGGACGGCTACGGAGCGATGGTGTCGCGATGGTGGAGCACAACGAGGGAGAAGCGCGGGTTCTCGAATGATGCGACGCTGCACGGACTACGGCACACGTTCGGGACGCGGCTGCGGGACTGTGGTGTCCCGTGGGACGAGATTCAGGTGCTTATGGGGCACTCGCGGGGGCAGGGGGAAACGTCCAGGTATGTGAAGCCGCAGACCCCGAAGCAGTTGGCGAGGGTGATCGAGAGACTGAGCTATATCGATAGGTAG